A single region of the Rhizobium sp. NLR16a genome encodes:
- a CDS encoding glucose 1-dehydrogenase, with amino-acid sequence MAKLTGKVAVVTGASKGIGAAIAKAMAAEGAEVVVNYASSKAGADAVVEAIDAAGGKAIAVQGDVSKAEQAQGVVDAAVKEFGKLDVLVNNSGVYEFAPIGEVTEEHYRRMFDVNVLGVLLTTQAAARHLGEGGSVINISSVVTSLGLPNSAVYTGTKGAVEGINSVLAKELAPRKIRVNAILPGMVETEGTHSAGVIGSELEQTIAAQTPLGRIGQPDDIADIAVFLASDDARWLTGERLFASGGFR; translated from the coding sequence ATGGCTAAGCTCACAGGGAAGGTCGCAGTGGTCACGGGAGCCTCCAAGGGCATCGGCGCCGCGATTGCCAAGGCGATGGCGGCCGAAGGTGCTGAAGTGGTGGTGAATTACGCCTCGAGCAAGGCCGGAGCCGACGCCGTGGTCGAGGCGATCGACGCGGCCGGCGGCAAGGCCATCGCGGTGCAGGGCGACGTTTCCAAGGCCGAACAGGCGCAGGGCGTGGTCGATGCCGCAGTCAAGGAATTCGGCAAGCTCGACGTGCTGGTCAACAATTCCGGCGTCTATGAATTCGCCCCGATCGGCGAGGTGACCGAGGAACACTACCGCCGCATGTTCGACGTCAATGTTCTCGGCGTTCTCCTGACCACCCAGGCGGCGGCCAGGCATCTCGGCGAGGGCGGCAGCGTCATCAACATCTCCTCGGTGGTCACCAGCCTGGGTCTCCCGAACTCGGCCGTCTACACCGGCACCAAGGGCGCCGTCGAGGGCATCAACAGCGTGCTCGCCAAGGAGCTCGCCCCGCGCAAGATCCGCGTCAACGCCATTCTGCCCGGCATGGTCGAGACCGAGGGAACGCACTCGGCCGGCGTCATCGGCTCTGAGCTCGAACAGACCATCGCCGCCCAGACGCCGCTCGGCCGCATCGGCCAGCCGGACGACATCGCCGACATCGCCGTCTTCCTCGCCTCCGACGACGCCCGCTGGCTGACCGGCGAACGGCTGTTCGCGAGCGGCGGTTTCCGCTGA
- a CDS encoding helix-turn-helix domain-containing protein produces MRPLFHPALEDIKPDAILYALSDPERVAIFAKLAGTACGGTCSALADLGDRIIPKSSLSNHFKVLRESGLIRSERQGVEMRNQTRCAELDERFPGLVRAILTAYGQLPEQMKTG; encoded by the coding sequence ATGCGACCGCTCTTTCACCCAGCTCTCGAGGATATCAAGCCCGATGCGATCCTCTATGCGCTGTCGGATCCGGAGCGCGTGGCGATCTTCGCCAAGCTCGCAGGCACCGCCTGCGGCGGCACCTGTTCGGCGCTTGCGGATCTCGGCGACCGCATCATTCCAAAATCGTCGCTGTCGAACCATTTCAAGGTGCTGCGCGAATCCGGCCTGATCCGCAGCGAACGCCAGGGGGTGGAGATGCGCAACCAGACCCGCTGCGCCGAGCTCGACGAGCGCTTCCCCGGGCTGGTCAGGGCGATCCTGACGGCTTACGGACAGCTTCCCGAGCAAATGAAGACGGGTTGA
- a CDS encoding GSU2403 family nucleotidyltransferase fold protein: MMKEIDISYRTMFAELAQRTLDGQFLSDFPLEGWFVTVTVKGRDYWYFDLPTPEGKDKRSYVGPQSDDAITARVMAHKEIKDNVRERRRMVSTLRRAGLPGPDNFAGDITKALADAGLFRLRAVLIGSVAFSTYAGMLGVRLPSSAMQTGDADFAQDFAISAGVQDSLPPVLEVLQSVDPEFRAVPHEADKARVVAFQNAKGYRVEFLTGNRGSDDYTGKPSPMPALGGASAENLRFLDYLIYEPVRTVLLFREGVNVLVPAPERYAVHKLIVSSRRFTDTLGRVKADKDLTQASLLFQALVETRHDSELTDAWAEAWDRGDSWKDGICHGLLRLPHKGVEALGKALGSEMPDLEKLRAKTRQK; this comes from the coding sequence ATGATGAAAGAGATCGACATCAGCTATAGGACAATGTTCGCGGAACTGGCGCAGCGGACGTTGGACGGGCAGTTTCTGTCGGACTTTCCATTGGAAGGTTGGTTTGTGACCGTCACCGTGAAAGGGCGCGACTACTGGTATTTCGATCTCCCGACTCCCGAAGGCAAGGACAAGCGAAGCTATGTCGGTCCGCAGAGCGATGACGCGATCACGGCGCGGGTGATGGCCCACAAGGAGATCAAGGATAACGTCCGGGAGCGACGGCGGATGGTCAGCACGCTCCGTCGTGCCGGCCTTCCGGGTCCCGATAATTTTGCGGGCGACATCACCAAAGCCCTCGCGGATGCGGGCTTATTCCGTCTGCGTGCAGTCCTGATCGGGTCGGTGGCATTCAGCACCTATGCAGGCATGCTCGGCGTTCGCCTGCCCTCATCCGCCATGCAGACCGGCGACGCGGACTTCGCGCAGGACTTTGCTATTTCTGCGGGTGTCCAGGACAGCCTGCCTCCGGTTCTTGAGGTCCTCCAGTCGGTCGATCCCGAATTCAGGGCAGTTCCCCATGAGGCAGACAAGGCTAGGGTCGTCGCCTTTCAGAACGCCAAGGGCTATCGGGTGGAATTCCTGACGGGAAACCGCGGATCGGATGACTATACCGGCAAACCCTCCCCCATGCCTGCCCTCGGCGGTGCGTCGGCGGAAAACCTGCGCTTCCTGGACTACCTGATCTACGAGCCCGTCCGCACGGTTCTCCTCTTCCGCGAGGGCGTGAACGTCCTCGTTCCCGCGCCCGAGCGATATGCAGTCCATAAGCTCATCGTGTCGTCCAGAAGGTTCACGGACACTCTGGGACGCGTAAAGGCCGACAAAGACCTCACGCAAGCGTCACTGCTTTTCCAAGCCCTCGTCGAGACACGCCATGACTCCGAGCTGACAGATGCTTGGGCGGAAGCCTGGGATCGAGGGGATTCATGGAAAGACGGCATTTGCCACGGTCTCCTGAGGCTTCCTCATAAGGGTGTCGAAGCGCTCGGCAAGGCTCTTGGATCGGAGATGCCCGATCTGGAGAAGTTGAGAGCCAAAACTCGGCAGAAGTGA
- a CDS encoding winged helix-turn-helix domain-containing protein encodes MRILLIEDDIKTSDYIAKGLSEAGHVCDVIGDGRDGLFQAQRETYDVIVVDRMLPGLDGLAIVRSLRAARVGAPALFLTSIGGVDDRVEGLEAGGDDYLTKPFAFSELLARIHALGRRPPVQEQRTVLKVADLELDLIRREARRAGQLIELQPREFTLLEVLMRGEGRVITRTMLLERVWDFHFDPKTSVVETHISRLRAKVDKPFQAQLLHTIRNTGYSLHAPRTG; translated from the coding sequence ATGCGAATCCTGCTAATCGAGGACGATATCAAGACGTCCGATTATATCGCCAAGGGCTTGTCCGAGGCCGGGCACGTCTGTGACGTCATCGGCGACGGCCGCGACGGGCTGTTTCAGGCGCAGCGCGAGACCTATGACGTTATCGTCGTCGATCGCATGCTGCCGGGCCTCGACGGGCTGGCGATCGTCCGCTCACTGAGGGCTGCCAGGGTCGGCGCGCCGGCGCTGTTCCTGACCTCGATCGGCGGCGTCGACGATCGCGTCGAAGGGCTGGAGGCGGGCGGCGACGATTATCTCACCAAACCTTTCGCCTTCTCCGAGCTTCTGGCGCGCATCCATGCGCTCGGTCGGCGTCCGCCGGTGCAGGAGCAGCGGACGGTCTTGAAGGTTGCCGATCTCGAGCTCGATCTGATCCGCCGCGAGGCCCGCCGCGCCGGCCAGCTGATCGAGCTGCAGCCGCGCGAGTTCACCCTGCTCGAGGTGCTGATGCGCGGCGAAGGCCGGGTGATCACCAGGACGATGCTGCTCGAGCGGGTCTGGGATTTCCACTTCGATCCGAAGACCAGCGTCGTCGAGACCCATATCAGCCGCCTCAGGGCCAAGGTCGACAAGCCGTTCCAGGCCCAGCTTCTGCACACGATCCGCAACACCGGATACAGCCTGCATGCGCCTCGAACAGGATGA
- a CDS encoding HAMP domain-containing sensor histidine kinase produces the protein MMSSENRAHFSASCSSLRRSTPFRLAVTFGVLFVVAFIFSGAIIYHMLRLGLDRDVDQSLTEMNSLIASTYEPGDTQDLINTLNNYASFQSTSDGLYSLTDAGGRKLAGNFAAPRIPDGVYTVTSGDVGLKGRERYRMRVSTIGPYNLVVAENFNDVDEMLRIVLVSFEWAAAIVVATAIGGGVFLAVRAQARLDGVANTMNDVSHGALDARVPITGHGDDLDTVAIQINAALERLQRLVESMRQVSADIAHDLKTPLNRLRLTLDAAVAGINRQADVSALLDEARNESDRIDATFEALLRISQIEAGARKERFQATDIDAVLSVISEVYVDVAEDAGQSFRIAERAPAVIGGDRDLLTQMIANLVENAINHCPPGTGITLSLRRQGGRAILSVADTGPGIPAEERDKVFRRLYRIDKSRTTPGSGLGLSLVRAIAELHSAEIALADNHPGLRVSIAFPLMPEKS, from the coding sequence ATGATGTCGTCCGAAAACCGCGCACACTTTTCGGCATCATGCTCTAGCCTGCGAAGAAGCACGCCGTTCCGCCTGGCCGTTACCTTCGGCGTCCTCTTCGTCGTCGCCTTCATCTTCAGCGGCGCGATCATCTATCACATGCTGCGCCTCGGCCTTGACCGAGACGTCGACCAGTCGCTCACCGAGATGAATTCGCTCATCGCCTCGACCTATGAGCCCGGCGACACCCAGGATCTGATCAACACGCTGAACAATTATGCGAGTTTCCAGTCCACCTCTGACGGGCTCTATTCGCTGACCGATGCCGGCGGGCGCAAGCTCGCCGGCAATTTTGCGGCGCCCCGCATCCCGGACGGCGTCTATACCGTCACCTCGGGCGATGTCGGGCTGAAGGGGCGTGAGCGCTACCGGATGCGGGTGTCGACCATCGGCCCCTACAATCTGGTGGTGGCGGAAAACTTCAACGATGTCGACGAGATGCTGCGGATCGTTCTGGTAAGCTTCGAATGGGCTGCGGCAATCGTCGTGGCGACGGCGATCGGCGGCGGCGTCTTTCTGGCCGTTCGCGCCCAGGCGAGATTGGACGGGGTCGCCAACACCATGAACGACGTTTCTCACGGCGCCCTCGACGCTCGCGTCCCGATCACCGGCCACGGCGACGATCTCGATACGGTGGCGATCCAGATCAACGCGGCACTGGAGCGGCTGCAGAGACTGGTCGAGAGCATGCGGCAGGTGAGCGCCGATATCGCCCACGATCTGAAAACACCGCTCAACAGGCTGCGCCTGACGCTGGATGCCGCCGTGGCTGGAATCAACCGGCAAGCGGATGTTTCGGCTCTGCTTGACGAAGCGAGAAACGAGAGCGACCGGATCGACGCCACCTTCGAGGCGCTGCTGCGCATTTCCCAGATCGAGGCCGGCGCCCGCAAGGAGCGCTTCCAGGCGACCGATATCGACGCCGTGCTGAGCGTCATCTCCGAGGTCTATGTCGATGTCGCCGAAGATGCGGGGCAGTCGTTCCGGATCGCCGAGCGCGCGCCCGCCGTCATCGGGGGCGACCGCGATCTCTTGACGCAGATGATCGCCAACCTGGTGGAGAACGCGATCAACCACTGCCCGCCCGGAACCGGCATCACGCTGTCGCTTCGCCGCCAGGGCGGCCGCGCCATTCTCTCGGTCGCCGACACCGGCCCCGGCATCCCCGCCGAGGAAAGGGACAAGGTCTTCCGCCGCCTCTACCGCATCGACAAGAGCCGCACGACACCGGGAAGCGGCCTCGGCCTCAGCCTCGTCAGGGCAATCGCCGAGCTGCATTCGGCCGAGATCGCACTGGCGGACAATCATCCCGGCCTTCGCGTTTCGATCGCCTTCCCGCTGATGCCGGAGAAATCCTGA